One region of Thiorhodovibrio frisius genomic DNA includes:
- a CDS encoding methyl-accepting chemotaxis protein — MRKIRDFPIWARLMVSLWLVLFPAWTGMILWAAQEQRNTAIEEAEAFSETLHEITMAGLTTLMITGMISQRAEFLDQIVELRNLNDLRVLRGKNVAGQYGQGTENEQPRNRTERQVLETGEPFSELSEDGNSLRKIMPVISSEDYLGKNCTLCHTIAPAGSVLGAVSLEISLEDVNRDVSRFGIEIYTVAVLLSLPVMLVMYFFVKYFVTRPLHDMTTGLQGIAEGDGDLRHRLDVRGQDEIGRASGAFNAMMDNFHDLIARVLDATRQLTGAAGDLASVTDRTNAGVSNQRNEVDQLATAMNEMSATAQEVARGAQEGAHATGEAKAAAETGAEVVSGAMGKIEQLAAEVQRAAEVIAELGKDSQQIGSVLDVIRGIAEQTNLLALNAAIEAARAGEAGRGFAVVADEVRSLATRTQSSTEEIQAMIERLQQASGRAVKVMEQSQQHAQSSLDSSAEANQSLEAISSSVITINDVNTQLASSAEEQSAVAEEMNRNVTRISDAAEGNAQAAAETKAASEQLSTLAGELEALVERFKT, encoded by the coding sequence ATGAGAAAAATTCGAGACTTTCCGATCTGGGCACGGCTGATGGTTTCCCTGTGGCTGGTTCTCTTTCCCGCCTGGACTGGGATGATTCTGTGGGCAGCTCAGGAGCAGCGCAATACCGCCATAGAGGAGGCTGAGGCATTTTCCGAAACCCTGCACGAAATCACCATGGCCGGTCTCACTACGCTGATGATCACCGGCATGATCAGTCAGCGGGCGGAGTTTCTCGACCAGATCGTCGAGTTGCGCAATCTGAACGATCTGCGTGTTCTCCGGGGCAAAAATGTCGCCGGCCAATATGGTCAGGGAACCGAGAATGAGCAGCCGCGCAACCGCACCGAACGCCAAGTGCTGGAGACCGGCGAGCCCTTCAGTGAGCTGTCGGAGGACGGCAACAGCCTGCGCAAGATCATGCCGGTGATCAGCAGCGAGGACTATCTGGGCAAGAACTGTACCCTGTGTCACACGATAGCGCCTGCGGGTTCGGTGTTGGGTGCGGTGTCGCTTGAAATCAGCCTTGAAGACGTCAATCGTGATGTTAGTCGCTTCGGGATTGAGATCTATACCGTAGCCGTTCTGCTCAGTTTGCCGGTGATGCTGGTGATGTATTTTTTTGTTAAGTACTTCGTCACCAGGCCCTTGCATGACATGACCACCGGTTTGCAGGGAATTGCCGAGGGCGATGGCGATCTGAGGCATCGGCTGGACGTGCGTGGTCAGGACGAAATTGGCCGTGCCTCCGGCGCCTTCAACGCCATGATGGATAATTTCCATGATCTGATCGCCCGGGTGCTGGACGCCACCCGTCAGCTCACCGGCGCCGCCGGGGATCTGGCCAGCGTTACAGATCGGACCAATGCGGGCGTGAGCAATCAGCGCAACGAGGTTGATCAGCTCGCCACCGCCATGAACGAAATGAGCGCCACGGCGCAGGAGGTCGCCCGCGGTGCGCAAGAGGGCGCCCATGCCACCGGCGAGGCCAAAGCAGCTGCCGAGACCGGCGCCGAAGTGGTCTCGGGCGCCATGGGCAAGATCGAGCAACTTGCCGCCGAGGTGCAGCGCGCGGCCGAGGTAATCGCCGAACTCGGCAAGGACAGTCAGCAAATCGGCAGCGTGCTGGACGTGATTCGCGGTATTGCCGAGCAAACAAATCTGCTTGCGCTCAATGCTGCGATCGAGGCGGCGCGTGCCGGCGAAGCCGGACGCGGATTTGCGGTGGTCGCCGATGAGGTGCGCTCGCTCGCGACACGCACTCAGAGTTCCACCGAGGAAATTCAGGCGATGATCGAGCGCCTTCAGCAGGCCAGCGGGCGCGCGGTGAAGGTGATGGAGCAAAGCCAACAGCATGCGCAATCAAGTCTGGACAGTTCGGCTGAGGCCAATCAGTCGCTCGAGGCTATTTCCAGCTCCGTGATCACCATCAACGACGTCAACACCCAACTGGCCAGCTCCGCCGAGGAGCAGAGTGCCGTGGCCGAAGAGATGAATCGCAATGTGACCCGCATCTCCGACGCCGCCGAGGGTAATGCCCAGGCGGCGGCCGAAACCAAGGCGGCCTCCGAGCAGCTCAGCACGCTGGCTGGGGAGCTTGAAGCGTTGGTGGAGCGTTTTAAGACCTGA
- a CDS encoding HAD-IA family hydrolase yields MGQLQALIFDVDGTLADTERDGHRVAFNAAFAEAGLDWQWSEALYGELLRVTGGKERIARYIEHHCPGFVPPAGQALTDFIAGLHRAKTRHYVALLGQGDVPLRNGVLRLLREARAAGMRLAIATTTTPENVTALLDNTGELGLRDWFEVIAAGDVVPRKKPAPDIFTLALEQLGLGPSDCAVIEDSDNGAAAALAAGLDTLIVTLSHYTQDQDFRQAALVVDQLGESEAPGQIKGGAALHLLDAENLASVCVDLGLIKDLHQAVWDSFASHRPM; encoded by the coding sequence GTGGGTCAACTGCAAGCACTGATTTTTGACGTGGACGGCACCCTGGCCGATACCGAGCGTGATGGTCATCGGGTTGCGTTCAATGCTGCTTTTGCTGAGGCCGGGCTCGACTGGCAGTGGTCAGAAGCCCTCTATGGCGAGTTGCTGCGGGTCACCGGCGGCAAGGAGCGCATCGCGCGGTATATCGAGCACCACTGTCCTGGTTTCGTCCCACCGGCAGGGCAGGCGCTTACAGACTTTATCGCCGGGCTGCACCGGGCCAAGACGCGCCATTATGTCGCGTTGCTGGGGCAGGGCGATGTGCCACTGCGCAATGGCGTCCTGCGGCTGCTGCGCGAGGCGCGCGCCGCTGGCATGCGCCTGGCGATTGCTACCACCACAACACCTGAGAATGTCACCGCGCTCTTGGATAATACGGGTGAACTCGGCCTGCGCGACTGGTTCGAGGTCATCGCTGCCGGCGATGTGGTGCCGCGTAAAAAGCCGGCACCGGATATTTTTACCCTGGCACTGGAGCAGCTTGGGCTTGGGCCGAGTGACTGCGCGGTGATCGAGGATTCAGACAACGGGGCTGCTGCTGCATTGGCCGCCGGGCTCGACACCTTGATCGTCACCCTTAGCCATTACACCCAGGATCAGGACTTTCGCCAAGCTGCCCTGGTGGTCGATCAACTCGGGGAATCCGAGGCGCCGGGGCAAATCAAGGGCGGGGCGGCTCTGCATTTGCTGGATGCCGAGAATTTGGCTTCAGTCTGCGTCGATCTGGGGTTGATCAAGGATTTGCATCAAGCGGTTTGGGACTCTTTTGCTTCCCATCGACCGATGTGA
- a CDS encoding SCP2 sterol-binding domain-containing protein, with protein sequence MAQLFSAEWMNQLKDAWNADPEVSQKLADINFSSTISCGFKDEENPRGVFVVENGICTSAGDWNGEAPDWDMRAEMKDWLKWVEKGIGMMGLGTAYATGKLKFKVGDYSAMIKDPRMAGPFVKSFGLMQQVGADELG encoded by the coding sequence ATGGCTCAACTCTTTTCCGCTGAATGGATGAATCAACTCAAGGATGCCTGGAACGCCGACCCTGAAGTCAGCCAGAAGCTGGCCGACATCAACTTCAGCTCAACCATTAGCTGCGGCTTCAAGGATGAAGAAAACCCACGCGGTGTTTTTGTCGTCGAAAACGGCATCTGCACCAGCGCTGGTGACTGGAACGGCGAGGCGCCCGACTGGGACATGCGCGCCGAGATGAAAGACTGGCTGAAGTGGGTCGAGAAAGGCATCGGCATGATGGGGCTTGGCACGGCTTACGCCACTGGCAAACTCAAGTTCAAGGTCGGTGATTACAGCGCGATGATTAAAGACCCACGCATGGCCGGGCCTTTTGTCAAAAGCTTCGGCCTCATGCAGCAGGTCGGTGCTGACGAACTCGGCTAA
- a CDS encoding TonB-dependent receptor has product MNQKALRPESRIALIAGPLLLGAMTPMAHAQSEIDASALMIELDAIEVTAGVPAPGDPMLQAADISVLSGEDLRERERFTLGETLDALPGVASITAGNQVGKPVIRGLSGNQIQILSNGIGVDYQQYGERHPPNIDPFLAGRIEVVRGASSLLYGSGALGGAVDVQAPAFEFAAPGATLAGADTLFVYHSNNAQWDTGVKARAGTDTLSLDAGLMRRSSGNMNTPNAKTAAESGDPSDPKFTGELPYTNFDQLNAQFGFGLLTDIGEFGIRYNQWNDENNFLLPTGEGIGLWLRNDQLQITGDLPLAGGRWQLKPTLSWQNNLRRANSAGDTLASGYDGTVNLEFDLYTARLEAIHEQLGPFDGGTLGVEYASKTQYSRGTTVLAPGGEVSNLALFAFESKDIGALTLQAGLRHDWHSVTGDAGKTSAPVNFSGQDSHHYSVFTGSLGAVYRLTDQLALAGNLGRGFRAPTLFELYADGVHGGVAAIQVGNPDLEPEKSLNADLALRWQLPRLSGSLTVYRNAISDYIYLQDTGRSEDDLPIFAYQQDNALLTGLDLEASWQVTDQLELAGGLDLVRGTNERTNNDLPLLPADSLRLEATYRFADRGPLREPYLRLGIRHSAAKDAAPGEPFAQFDDMAFGTASTDAYTLLDLDLGFAFRGFGRNDARIDLAVRNLFDTEYRDFLDTYKGYALSPGRDIRLSLSVPFGS; this is encoded by the coding sequence ATGAACCAGAAAGCGCTCAGGCCTGAGTCTAGGATCGCACTCATCGCCGGCCCCTTACTGCTTGGCGCCATGACTCCCATGGCGCACGCGCAGTCGGAGATTGACGCAAGCGCCCTGATGATCGAACTCGACGCAATCGAGGTGACCGCCGGCGTCCCGGCGCCAGGCGACCCCATGTTGCAGGCTGCTGATATTTCGGTGCTGAGCGGCGAGGACTTGCGCGAACGCGAGCGCTTCACCCTGGGTGAAACCCTGGATGCCCTGCCCGGCGTGGCCAGCATCACCGCCGGCAATCAGGTCGGCAAGCCGGTGATTCGTGGACTTAGCGGGAATCAGATCCAAATCCTGTCCAACGGCATTGGAGTCGATTATCAGCAGTATGGCGAGCGCCATCCGCCCAATATCGATCCCTTCCTCGCGGGACGCATTGAGGTGGTGCGCGGTGCCTCCAGTCTGCTCTATGGCTCGGGGGCGCTGGGTGGCGCGGTGGATGTGCAGGCGCCGGCGTTCGAGTTTGCCGCACCGGGCGCGACCCTGGCCGGCGCCGATACGCTCTTTGTTTACCACAGCAACAATGCTCAATGGGATACCGGGGTCAAGGCACGCGCCGGCACCGACACCTTGAGTCTGGATGCCGGGCTGATGCGCCGTTCATCCGGCAACATGAACACACCAAACGCCAAAACGGCCGCAGAATCCGGCGACCCGAGCGACCCCAAGTTCACCGGCGAGTTGCCCTACACGAACTTCGACCAGCTCAACGCCCAGTTTGGCTTTGGCCTGCTGACCGACATCGGCGAGTTCGGCATCCGTTACAACCAGTGGAATGACGAGAACAACTTCCTGCTGCCCACCGGCGAAGGCATTGGGCTGTGGCTGCGCAACGACCAGCTCCAGATTACCGGCGATCTGCCATTGGCCGGCGGTCGCTGGCAACTGAAACCGACCCTGTCCTGGCAGAACAACCTGCGTCGCGCCAACAGTGCGGGTGACACACTCGCCAGCGGCTATGACGGCACTGTGAATCTGGAGTTTGATCTCTACACCGCGCGGCTCGAGGCCATCCACGAGCAGCTCGGCCCCTTCGATGGCGGCACCCTGGGGGTGGAATACGCCAGCAAAACCCAGTACTCGCGCGGCACCACAGTGCTGGCGCCGGGAGGCGAGGTCAGCAATCTGGCGCTCTTTGCATTCGAGAGCAAAGATATCGGCGCCCTGACCCTGCAAGCCGGGCTGCGTCACGACTGGCATTCGGTCACGGGCGATGCCGGCAAGACCTCAGCGCCGGTGAACTTCTCCGGGCAGGATTCGCACCATTACTCGGTCTTTACCGGCTCCCTGGGCGCCGTGTATCGGCTGACGGATCAGCTGGCCCTGGCCGGCAACCTCGGTCGCGGTTTTCGCGCGCCGACTCTGTTCGAACTCTACGCCGACGGGGTGCACGGCGGCGTCGCGGCCATTCAAGTAGGCAACCCGGATCTGGAGCCAGAGAAGTCGCTCAATGCCGACCTTGCCCTGCGCTGGCAACTCCCGCGTCTGAGCGGCAGCCTGACGGTCTATCGCAACGCCATCAGCGACTACATCTATCTTCAGGACACAGGGCGTTCTGAAGACGACCTACCGATCTTTGCCTATCAGCAAGACAATGCGCTGCTCACTGGCCTGGATCTGGAGGCAAGCTGGCAGGTGACCGATCAACTGGAACTGGCCGGAGGGCTTGATTTGGTGCGCGGCACCAACGAGCGCACCAACAACGACCTGCCACTGCTGCCGGCAGATTCTTTGCGTCTGGAGGCGACCTACCGCTTTGCCGATCGCGGCCCCTTGCGCGAGCCCTATCTGCGCCTTGGCATCCGCCACAGCGCCGCCAAAGACGCGGCGCCAGGCGAGCCCTTCGCGCAGTTTGATGATATGGCCTTCGGCACGGCATCGACCGACGCCTACACCCTGCTTGACCTTGATCTGGGCTTTGCCTTCCGTGGCTTTGGCCGCAATGACGCCCGGATCGATCTGGCGGTGCGCAATCTGTTTGATACTGAATACCGCGACTTTCTCGACACCTACAAAGGCTATGCACTCAGTCCCGGGCGGGATATTCGTCTGAGTCTGAGTGTGCCATTCGGAAGCTGA
- a CDS encoding exopolyphosphatase: protein MSQPPFRLVTRSDFDGLVCAVLLKHLDLIDDIQFVHPKDMQDGKIDITSRDITTNLPYVEGVHLAFDHHLSETLRNAKRDNHIIDPDAPSAARVVWRHYGGHDAFPVGWDEMMEAVDKGDAAQFDRDEILHPQGWVLLNFLMDARTGLGRFREFRISNYALMMDLIDYCKNHGIDDILALPDVRERVDLYFEQEPKFKEQIQRCATVHGNLVVLNLRGEETIWAGNRFMIYALFPQCNISIHVMWGLKQQNTVMATGKSIFDRGSKTNVGELMLAYGGGGHQAAGTCQIENERADAVLQELITRINADG, encoded by the coding sequence ATGTCCCAACCGCCCTTTCGTCTCGTCACCCGTAGCGATTTCGATGGCCTAGTTTGCGCGGTCCTGCTCAAGCATCTGGATTTGATTGACGACATTCAGTTCGTTCATCCCAAGGATATGCAGGACGGCAAGATCGACATCACCAGTCGCGACATCACCACCAACCTGCCCTATGTCGAGGGTGTGCATCTTGCCTTCGACCATCATCTCTCCGAGACCCTGCGCAACGCCAAGCGCGACAATCACATTATTGATCCGGACGCGCCCTCGGCCGCACGGGTGGTCTGGCGCCATTATGGCGGTCACGATGCCTTTCCCGTCGGCTGGGACGAAATGATGGAGGCAGTGGACAAGGGCGACGCGGCCCAGTTTGATCGCGATGAGATACTCCATCCCCAGGGCTGGGTGCTGCTGAACTTCCTGATGGATGCGCGCACCGGGCTCGGGCGCTTCCGCGAGTTCCGCATCTCCAATTACGCGCTCATGATGGACCTGATCGACTACTGCAAGAATCATGGGATCGACGATATTCTTGCCCTGCCGGATGTTCGCGAGCGCGTCGATCTGTACTTTGAGCAGGAGCCAAAATTCAAAGAGCAGATTCAGCGCTGCGCGACCGTGCACGGCAATCTGGTGGTGCTCAACCTGCGCGGTGAGGAGACCATCTGGGCGGGTAATCGCTTCATGATTTATGCGCTCTTCCCGCAGTGCAACATCTCGATTCACGTGATGTGGGGTCTTAAGCAGCAGAACACCGTCATGGCCACCGGCAAGTCGATCTTCGACCGTGGCTCCAAGACCAATGTCGGCGAGTTGATGCTTGCTTACGGCGGTGGCGGGCATCAGGCGGCGGGAACATGTCAAATAGAAAATGAACGCGCCGATGCTGTCTTACAAGAGTTGATCACGCGCATTAACGCCGACGGCTAG
- the gluQRS gene encoding tRNA glutamyl-Q(34) synthetase GluQRS codes for MTAHPAPNAIVGEPASSVPYCGRFAPSPTGLLHFGSLVAALGSYLDARAAGGAWLVRIEDLDQNREVPGAAAGILRTLERYGMQWDGRVVYQRQRLSLYQDALADLGRRGLTYPCGCSRKEIAASARSGPEGPVYPGTCRAGLPPGRNARTLRLRTRAEEVGIEDRIQGRVALAVHVELGDFVLHRADGIPAYQLAVVVDDAAQEVNQIVRGADLLLSSLRQRLLQQALNLPCPTYAHLPVALDSQGHKLSKSDAARPLDASDPLPSLACAWGFLGQVALPSELDRLEEFWTFAIAHWSAARVPKGPTQTSPIFHKERVH; via the coding sequence TTGACCGCCCACCCGGCTCCCAATGCCATCGTAGGCGAGCCTGCCAGCAGCGTCCCCTACTGCGGGCGCTTCGCCCCCTCGCCCACCGGGCTGCTGCACTTTGGCTCCCTGGTTGCCGCGCTCGGCAGTTATCTGGACGCGCGTGCTGCAGGCGGTGCCTGGCTGGTGCGTATCGAAGACCTCGACCAGAATCGCGAAGTGCCTGGCGCGGCAGCCGGCATCTTGCGCACCCTGGAGCGTTACGGGATGCAGTGGGATGGCAGGGTCGTCTATCAACGCCAGCGCCTGAGTCTTTACCAGGACGCGCTGGCAGACCTTGGCCGTCGCGGCCTGACCTACCCGTGCGGCTGCTCGCGCAAGGAAATTGCCGCCAGCGCCCGATCCGGACCAGAAGGGCCGGTGTATCCTGGCACTTGCCGCGCGGGGCTGCCCCCAGGTCGCAACGCGCGCACCCTGCGGCTGCGCACGCGCGCCGAGGAGGTTGGCATCGAGGATCGCATCCAGGGCCGAGTGGCGCTGGCTGTCCATGTCGAGCTAGGCGATTTCGTGCTGCATCGCGCCGATGGCATTCCGGCCTATCAACTGGCGGTGGTGGTGGATGACGCCGCCCAGGAAGTCAATCAAATCGTCCGGGGGGCCGACCTGCTGCTGTCGTCCCTGCGCCAACGACTGTTGCAGCAGGCGCTCAACCTGCCCTGCCCCACCTATGCCCATTTGCCGGTCGCACTTGACAGCCAGGGGCACAAGCTGTCGAAATCTGATGCAGCCCGGCCGCTGGATGCGAGCGACCCGCTGCCAAGTCTTGCCTGCGCCTGGGGCTTTCTTGGCCAAGTGGCGCTGCCTTCTGAACTCGACCGATTGGAAGAGTTCTGGACATTCGCCATCGCGCACTGGTCAGCCGCTCGGGTGCCTAAAGGACCAACGCAGACTTCACCCATTTTTCACAAAGAGCGCGTACATTAA
- a CDS encoding AAA family ATPase, translating to MTDLHDLDLILRSETPVLLVESLEEQRIIELFSRLAIQFGVPLFCWTMTDGLRRAEYAARPQADLAEPAEMLRHIKVSTQPGIYLLLDFHPFLDNPLHVRLIKEIALGFGDVARRLVLVSHALESPPEFRHLSARFGLRLPNRSRLLALIREEAQRWQHAGPRRAFRANRGAVDRLSRTLLGVTESDARRLLRNAIHRDGAITETDVEEITRAKYQLLSPEGSISFEYDTASFGEVAGLDNLKAWIDLRRTPFLSDEPNAERPRGIMLLGVQGGGKSLAAKAVAGRFGVPLLRLDFGALYNKYIGETERNLRESLKTAEVMAPCVLWLDEIEKGLAGGSSDEGTGQRIIGTLLTWMAERKAAVFLVATSNDIKQLPPELVRKGRFDEIFFVDLPDAEVRREIFRIHLAKRNLNPDDFDLDQLAALSDGFSGAGIEQAVVSALYAARADDSSGVNTRAIAAELQRTQPLSVVMDEQIARLRHWARSRTVPA from the coding sequence ATGACTGATCTGCACGACCTTGACCTGATTCTGCGCTCAGAGACTCCAGTCCTCTTGGTTGAGTCCCTGGAGGAGCAACGCATTATCGAGCTGTTTAGCCGGCTGGCGATTCAGTTCGGCGTGCCGCTTTTTTGCTGGACTATGACCGATGGCCTGAGGCGCGCCGAATATGCCGCCCGCCCCCAGGCTGATCTGGCTGAGCCGGCGGAAATGCTGCGCCATATCAAAGTCAGCACCCAGCCTGGTATCTATCTGCTGCTCGACTTTCATCCTTTCCTCGACAATCCGCTGCACGTGCGGCTCATCAAAGAGATCGCGCTGGGCTTTGGCGATGTCGCCCGACGGCTGGTGCTAGTCAGCCACGCACTGGAGAGCCCGCCTGAGTTCCGGCATCTCAGCGCCCGCTTCGGCCTGCGTCTGCCCAATCGTAGCCGGCTGCTGGCACTGATTCGCGAAGAAGCCCAGCGCTGGCAGCATGCCGGGCCGCGCCGCGCCTTCCGCGCCAACCGCGGCGCGGTCGATCGGCTCTCGCGAACTCTGTTGGGGGTCACCGAATCCGACGCGCGGCGTTTGCTTCGCAATGCCATCCATCGCGACGGCGCCATCACCGAAACTGACGTGGAGGAAATCACCCGCGCCAAGTATCAGTTGCTGAGCCCCGAGGGCAGCATCTCTTTTGAGTACGACACCGCCAGCTTTGGCGAAGTGGCCGGGCTTGATAACCTGAAAGCCTGGATCGACCTGCGTCGCACGCCCTTCCTGTCCGACGAGCCAAACGCCGAACGCCCGCGCGGCATTATGCTGCTTGGCGTGCAGGGCGGTGGCAAAAGCCTGGCGGCCAAGGCGGTGGCCGGGCGCTTTGGCGTGCCACTGCTGCGGCTGGATTTTGGCGCGCTCTACAACAAATACATTGGCGAGACCGAGCGCAACCTGCGCGAATCCCTCAAAACCGCTGAGGTCATGGCGCCCTGCGTGCTCTGGCTGGATGAAATTGAAAAAGGCCTGGCCGGCGGCAGCAGCGACGAAGGCACCGGGCAGCGCATCATCGGCACCCTGCTCACCTGGATGGCGGAGCGCAAGGCGGCGGTCTTTCTGGTTGCCACCTCCAACGACATCAAGCAACTGCCGCCAGAACTGGTGCGCAAGGGTCGTTTCGATGAGATCTTCTTCGTCGACCTGCCCGATGCCGAGGTGCGCCGCGAGATCTTCCGCATCCATCTGGCCAAGCGCAATCTCAACCCGGACGATTTCGATCTCGACCAACTCGCCGCCCTGTCCGACGGTTTCTCCGGTGCCGGCATCGAGCAGGCCGTGGTCTCCGCCCTCTACGCCGCCCGCGCAGATGACAGCAGCGGGGTGAACACTCGCGCCATCGCAGCAGAACTGCAACGCACCCAGCCGCTCTCCGTGGTGATGGATGAGCAAATCGCCCGCCTGCGCCACTGGGCGCGCAGCCGCACGGTGCCGGCTTAA
- the dksA gene encoding RNA polymerase-binding protein DksA, with product MADTQKEGARAFGFEPYQAGTDEEYMNSEQETHFREILLAWKRTLMEEVDRTVHHMQDEATNFPDPNDRATQESEFSLELRTRDRERKLIKKIDEALERLDEHDYGYCEACGVDIGIRRLEARPTATLCIDCKTLDEIREKQRG from the coding sequence ATGGCTGATACACAAAAAGAAGGGGCCAGGGCATTCGGTTTCGAACCCTATCAGGCCGGTACCGACGAAGAGTACATGAACTCGGAGCAGGAAACGCATTTTCGCGAGATCCTGCTGGCATGGAAACGCACCCTGATGGAGGAGGTTGATCGCACCGTTCATCACATGCAGGATGAGGCGACGAATTTCCCCGACCCCAACGACCGCGCGACTCAGGAGTCCGAGTTCAGCCTTGAGCTGCGCACCCGCGACCGCGAGCGCAAGCTGATCAAAAAAATCGACGAAGCACTCGAGCGACTTGATGAGCATGACTATGGCTATTGCGAGGCCTGTGGTGTGGACATCGGCATCCGTCGGCTCGAAGCAAGACCCACGGCCACCCTGTGCATTGACTGCAAGACGCTCGACGAGATCCGCGAAAAGCAGCGCGGCTAA
- a CDS encoding Ppx/GppA phosphatase family protein has product MNSDTPRADSLESPANTEASAEPFAALDLGSNSFHLLIARSDGGTLKVMDRYKEMVRLGEGLTPLKDLRPEVADRAVACLERIGQRLRALKPANVRVVGTNTLRQLRPSSDFLPRAEAALGQPIEVIAGREEARLVYLGVAHGLAIGDEKRLVIDIGGGSTELIVGHAFTPLQRESLHMGCVSMSQRFFADGKINLESMDRAELAAAIEIRPVRQLFRHAGWETATGSSGTIKAIASVLAGEGWSPEGISAEGLTRLREALIDCGKTEDLRFKNLSDRRRPVFAGGVAVLRALFQNLSIDQMRVSDQALREGVIYELIGRTQHEDVRERTVATLCRRFDVDLEQARRVEQSALRLYEQVGANWRLERPEYQCMLGWAAQLHEIGLAVSHSQYQKHGAYLLRNADLSGFTRQEQDVLAILVLAHRRKVPEDAFAGLPESKQDCARRLCVLLRLAVLIHRGRSATAKPNPMLSADENALSLCFPDGWLNNHPLSRLELEEESERLKQVGITLRFH; this is encoded by the coding sequence ATGAATTCGGACACGCCCCGCGCGGACTCGTTAGAATCGCCCGCTAACACGGAAGCCTCGGCAGAACCCTTTGCCGCACTGGACCTGGGGTCGAACTCTTTTCATCTGCTGATCGCACGCAGCGACGGCGGCACTCTGAAAGTGATGGACCGCTACAAGGAGATGGTGCGCCTAGGCGAAGGACTCACCCCGCTCAAAGACCTGCGACCAGAGGTGGCCGACCGCGCGGTAGCTTGCCTGGAGCGCATCGGCCAGCGACTGCGCGCGCTCAAGCCCGCCAATGTGCGGGTGGTGGGCACCAATACCCTGCGCCAGTTGCGGCCGAGTTCAGATTTTCTGCCACGGGCCGAAGCGGCGCTCGGGCAGCCAATCGAGGTCATCGCCGGGCGTGAGGAAGCCCGACTAGTTTATCTCGGCGTCGCTCACGGGCTCGCAATTGGCGATGAAAAACGCCTGGTGATCGACATTGGCGGCGGCAGCACCGAATTGATTGTCGGACACGCCTTCACACCACTGCAGCGCGAAAGTCTGCACATGGGCTGTGTGAGCATGTCGCAGCGTTTTTTTGCCGACGGAAAAATCAACCTCGAATCGATGGACCGCGCGGAACTGGCAGCGGCCATAGAAATCCGCCCAGTCCGCCAGCTATTTCGCCATGCCGGCTGGGAAACTGCGACCGGCAGTTCGGGCACGATCAAGGCCATCGCCTCGGTTCTGGCCGGCGAGGGCTGGTCGCCCGAGGGTATCAGCGCCGAAGGCTTGACGCGCCTGCGCGAGGCGCTGATCGACTGCGGCAAGACCGAGGATCTGCGTTTCAAGAACTTAAGCGACAGACGCCGTCCGGTATTTGCCGGCGGAGTGGCCGTGCTGCGCGCACTCTTCCAGAACCTGTCCATCGACCAGATGCGGGTATCTGATCAGGCGTTGCGTGAAGGGGTCATCTATGAGCTGATCGGCCGCACCCAGCATGAAGATGTGCGCGAACGCACGGTGGCGACCCTGTGCCGGCGCTTCGATGTCGATCTGGAGCAGGCCCGTCGGGTCGAGCAGTCCGCGTTGCGGCTCTATGAGCAGGTCGGCGCAAATTGGCGACTCGAGCGCCCGGAATACCAATGCATGCTCGGCTGGGCTGCGCAGTTGCACGAGATCGGGCTTGCAGTCTCCCACAGTCAGTACCAGAAACATGGCGCCTATCTGCTGCGCAATGCGGATCTGTCCGGTTTCACCCGTCAGGAGCAGGATGTGCTAGCCATTCTGGTCCTGGCACATCGGCGCAAAGTCCCTGAAGATGCGTTTGCCGGCCTGCCGGAAAGCAAACAGGATTGCGCGCGCCGGCTTTGCGTCCTGCTGCGCCTAGCGGTTCTGATCCATCGCGGGCGCTCGGCCACCGCCAAGCCCAATCCGATGTTAAGCGCCGATGAGAACGCCTTGTCGCTGTGCTTCCCGGACGGCTGGCTGAACAACCACCCGCTAAGCCGCCTTGAGCTTGAGGAAGAATCCGAACGTCTGAAGCAGGTCGGCATTACGCTTCGGTTTCACTAA